One Lachnospiraceae bacterium C1.1 genomic region harbors:
- a CDS encoding TetR family transcriptional regulator — MPKGSPERTAARKEEIISACEKLYQTMSFKDITLKEIGKETSFSRPTIYNYYQTKEEIFLALYEREYDRWNEELESILHDNEKLTKQQIAEKLATSLANREQLLKLLSMNNYDMEANSRPDLLKSFKVAYGDSMKNVCRILTKFCPEKSVQEIQNFIYIFFPFMFGIYPYTSVTDKQREAMKEANVDYVYQSIFEITNNCLLKLL; from the coding sequence ATGCCAAAAGGATCACCGGAAAGAACCGCAGCGAGAAAAGAAGAAATTATAAGTGCTTGCGAGAAGCTGTATCAGACAATGAGCTTTAAGGATATAACCCTTAAAGAAATCGGAAAAGAAACATCCTTCTCAAGACCGACTATATATAACTACTATCAGACAAAAGAAGAAATCTTTCTTGCTCTTTATGAGAGGGAGTATGACCGCTGGAATGAAGAGTTGGAAAGCATCCTTCATGATAATGAAAAGCTCACTAAACAGCAGATTGCAGAGAAGCTGGCTACGTCTTTAGCAAACAGGGAGCAACTGCTAAAGCTTCTTTCCATGAATAACTACGATATGGAGGCTAACAGTAGGCCTGATCTTCTGAAGTCTTTCAAAGTAGCTTATGGGGACTCAATGAAGAATGTCTGCAGGATTCTCACAAAATTCTGCCCGGAGAAATCGGTCCAGGAGATTCAAAACTTTATTTATATATTTTTCCCATTTATGTTTGGAATATATCCTTACACTTCAGTAACGGACAAACAGAGGGAAGCCATGAAAGAGGCAAATGTGGACTATGTGTACCAGTCCATTTTTGAAATAACAAACAACTGTCTGTTGAAGCTTTTATAA